AGCAATTAGCGGATTACGCAACCTTGTGCCATCGCTTGGGATGTGACATTGCCCCTCATCGACTTGTTGGCGATTTAAGTGTTGCAGAGCAGAAACAGCTTGAGATCCTTAAAGCGCTGAATAAACAGTCGCGTGTCATCATTCTGGATGAGCCAACAGACTCCCTATCAGAGACTGAAAAGTTACACCTGTTCGAACTGATTAATCAGCTCAAGTTACAAGGACTTACCCTCATCTATATTACGCATCACCTTAACGAAGTGTTTGCCGTGTGTGACCGTTTAAGTGTCCTTCGAGATGGCAAACTCGTCGGTGAATCCAGTGTATCGGGGATCACAACAGACGAAATTATCACCATGATGGTGGGTGCCAATAAAACCTTTTTGGAAAGAAAACGATCAGATCTTAGTCGAGCCAAGTCTTTAATTGATATCGTTAATCTTCATGATGATATCCGTATCAATGGCGTGAGTTTCGAGGTCAAAGAGGGGGAGATCGTCGCGATAGTCGGCCCAGTAGGCGCAGGTAAAACCGAAATCGCAAAAATGATCAGTGGCGCAACCCCGCCGACGAAAGGTCATGCTATCTGGAAAGAACAAGCGGTACTCAAACTGCAAAGCATTCGCGAACAAGTTGAACATGGCATCATGCTCGTCAGTGAAGACCGCCGACGCGACGGGATTATTCAAGAGCATGAAGTCTATAAGGTGATGTCCATCCCTGCACTCACAGAAATGTCGCACTTTGGCATTATCGATGAGGAACGAGAAAGGAAAATCTGCCAGTACTATGCATGGCTATTGAATATTCGAACTCATAACCTTGCGCAACCCATTGATGAACTGAGTGGCGGTAACCAACAAAAAGTCATTATCGCGAAAACCTTGGTCAAGCAAGCCAAGCTGTTAGTTCTCGATGAACCCACCCGTGGTATCGACATCGGTGCACGCGGTGACATCTACCGCATTATTGATGAACTCACCGAAAATGGTCTCGGTGTGATCCTGTTCACCAGTGATATTACTGAAGCACTCAAACTCGCTGATCGAATTCATACCCTTCAGCACGGCACACTCACCCATACTTTCGATCATTACGCGTCAGCAGAAACGATCTCTGCTGCACTTCAAGCGCCTACGACTCAAAGGAGGCAGCACCATGGCATCGAATAACGTTTCAGTCACTCAGCACAGCTCTCGCCTGTTATCACTGATGAAGCAGCATGCGCTGCTCATCGCCTTTGTGGCACTTGTGCTTATTATCGCTGTGTTTACACCCAATTTTCTTTCAAGTGCAAACTTAATCAATGTGCTTCGCCAGAGTGCGATCGTTGGCCTGATCGCTATTGGCTCAACCTTTGTTATAACAGGAGGTGGTTTCGATATATCCGTCGGGTCAATTTTGGCCCTTTCTGCTGCATTAGTACTGGGATTTCAAGCATGGATGCCATGGCAGCTTGCAGTCCCTGTCGTGATCGCAATTGGTGCGATGATCGGCATGATCAACGGCATCCTCACTGCCAAAATTGGCATTGTAGCTATCATCACCACTTTGGGCACCATGACCATACTGCGAGGTGTCACCTACATCTATACAGGGGGCTACCCCATCGTGGGTGAGTCTGAGGCCTTTCGGGTCTTAGGATCTGGCTATATTGGCCCTATTCCGGTGCCCGTACTGCTGTTTATTCTCATGGTCGCACTGGGTCAGTTTGTCCTAAGCAGGACAAAACTGGGGCGCTATACCTGTGCCGTTGGTGGTAACAAAGAATCGGCGCGCCTGTCTGGCGTACCCGTCGATTTCTATCAAATCATGACATTTGTGATCGGCGGTGCGATGGCCGCCATGGCGGGCATTATCTACGCTTCGCGACTCAACTCCGCAACCCCCTTAGCGGGTCAAGGCTATGAGCTTGATGCCATTGCCGCAACCGTCATTGGCGGAACCAGCGTTGCGGGTGGACGGGGCAGCGTCATCGGCACACTCATTGGCGTCTTGCTGCTTACTGTCGTCAACAACATGTTTAACCTACTTGGCGTTCCCGTGTACATCCAGTACGTGATAAAGGGCGTCATCATCCTAACTGTGGTGGGCGTTGATGCTTACCACCGTCGCGAAAAATATTAAGGAAAGAGGAAAAGGAATGAATAAAAGTGCCTGCTTACGTCGAGGGATCAAGATTTATGATGATGCCTGGCATACTGAGCATCATTTCAGCGCGGAGGCACTCGCAGTCTGGTTGAAAGAACACGGCTTTACCTTCGTCATCCATATCTCATCATTCTTGGGTAGAGGCGCGAGCACGAAACCAGACCACCCTCAGTTCCATGATATTGAGCTAAGAAGCGCATTGAGCAATCAAGGTATTTTCTATTTTCTTTGCATGGATTTTGGCAATGATCTTTTAGAAACTCGCAGTAATCCTGATCTGATTGCGGTAGACCAATATGGTGATAGACAACAGCAATATGATTGGTATTTAGGTATCGTGCCCAATCAATCTAATCACCTTTCACTCAAGTGCGAACAGCTCCAAAATGCAACATTAGCGATTCAACCTGACGGCGTACACATCGGATTTATACGTTGGCCGGGATTTTGGGAAAATTGGCTCGCCAACTACAGTCGTAGCAACATGTCAGATTACAGTTATGACCCCGTCACACTTAGCCGCTTTCAAGAAGACAGCGATCATGACTTTGACCCATATGACGCGCCACGGGCTTTTGCGTATATCCAACAGCACTGCAAAGAAGAGTTTGTTCAGTGGAAGTGTGAATTGGTTCTCGCTTCTCTCACCGCTTTGGTTTCAAGCGCAAAGGCGGTATGCGGCAATGTTAAAACCGCCATCAATACGTTACCCTTCTTCCAAAGCGACTTTAATCAAGCGCATCGCGAAGTCTTCGGGCAAGATATCGCCTTGCTTTCACTGGTTGTCGATGTCTTTGAAGTGATGGCTTATCACCAAATTCTTGACCGAGAAGCCAGCTGGCCAACACGCATTAGCGAAGATATTTATTCGCGTGCCTTAGGCAACAGCGAAGTGATCAGTTCAACACAACTGCGCCCTTGGTACACCCAAGGTCTCCACGCTGAACATCGTCGTCGCCATACGTTGAGTGTAGGAGAAGCAATTGCCGCGATGGATGAACGGTGGCACTCGCCCATTTCAGGGCGTTGCATATTCAATCTCACCGATCTATTGCGATGGCAAAAAGCCACCGATGAAGGAAAACAGTTCTGCTATTACCTGCGCAGCTAACGCAGGTTAACCTTCGCTACGAGGGAACTGCACCGTAAATGTTGTTCCCTCCCCTTCTCTCGAATAACAATCAATGATGCCTTGATGAAGCTGTACAATGTGATCACAAATCGCCAGCCCCAAACCGCAATTATACTTATCGGCCTTGGTCGTAAAGAACGGCGTAAACAGCGCCTGCTGCACGTCTTGCGTCATACCGATGCCATTGTCCGTGATATCTAAACAGTCATAACCTTTACTGCGCCGCAAAACGAGCGATATCCGTCCTTTGTAGGGTGTCGATCCAGAACGAAACTGATTGGCAACGATCGCATCTAACGCATTCACAATTAAATTAATCAATAACTGCTTAAACTTATTTTCATCCGTCGTAATGTCATAGCTCGCTTGAAAGGGTAAGACAATCTCAACACCCGCCTTACTTATCCGATGTTGCAGCAACAAGATCACTTCACGGGTTAGGCTGACGACCTCAACTTGCCCCAAGGCTATCTGACTATTACGGGAAAAAGAGAGTAAGCTCTTGACAATATCGCTTATGCGGCGCACTTCGTTACCGATTCGCCCAACGCGTTCCAAGGCATCGGGCGGCAACTCGTAGTTTTTCAAAATCTCCAAGTAGTTATGCACCGTTGCCAAGGGATTATTGATTTCATGGGCGACACCTGCCGCCAACTGCGCAATCGTCGACGATTTCTCCGCTGACAACATGTATTGCATGGTCTTTTCGTGTTGCGATTTATCATGCAACATTACGATTGCGCCGAGATAGATTTGTTGACTGTCGTAGAAGGGGTAGACGCTGACGTCGATATAGCAAGATTCCGTGTACGGAAAAGTATCATAAGTCGCACTGCGACGTGCGCGCACATCCTCTGCAAGGCTATCGAGCTCTAGCATCTCGGCTAAAGCATTTAAGGTTAATGCCTCTACGTCACTGCGCGATAAACCTAGCAGCCTCGCGGCCGTGGTATTGGCGATATAGGCCTCATCCTCCGCATCAAAGATCACCACGCCAAGCGGTAGGTTTTTGATGATATTGTCATTGTAACGTTTGAAGTAGAAGAGCTCACGATGCTGCTTTTCCAACTCCTCTCGAGAAGTTGTTGCCACATAGGTACGATTAATCAACGTCACTTTATCAATGTCATTAATATTATCGGTCTCAACAAGGCATCCATCATTCAGCACGGATACCCTATCTGCAAGGTTAAAAATCTCTTCAATGCTGGTGGTAATAAACAATACCGCACTCCCCTGTGCGGCGAGTCGTTTCACCCAACGATAGACATGCTCCATCTCTGGCGCTGTTAGCCTGGATGAGACTTCATCCAAGATCAATAACTTGGGATTGAGTGAAATCGCTCTAGCTATCTCAATCCGGTGACGCTGAGATTTGCTCAACCGCTCAACGGGGATGGTCACATCACAATGGCAGTCCAGCTCCGCCAATATGCGACGTGCTTGTTCATTGAGATGTCGATAGTTAATCCCACCCCACCAGCGTGTCTCCAAACGTGTTTGAAAGATGTTTTCCATGGCGGATAAGGTGGGCATAATGCTTTCGTTTTGATAAACCGTCGCTATCCCTCTTTCGAGCGCTTGTGCGGGATTGTGACGCTCGATGGTTTCCCCATCGATAAATAGATTGCCCTCATCAGGCTGGCTCGCACCACTCAAAATTCTCACCAGCGAACTTTTTCCACTGCGATGGGCGCCCGTCAATGCATGAATTTCCCCCCCTTGTAGGGTCAAAGAAACATGGTCGAGCGCTTGTTCACTGCCATAGCGTAACGAAATGGAATGCAATACAATTTGCGTCATGAAAGCTGGTATTTCTTCATCCAGTTATAGAGCGTACGTCGGTTGACGTTTAAAAGTTGTGCCGCTTTAGATTTCACGCCATTTGCTTGTGTTAAGGCATCAATGATTTTTTGCCGCGAAACCGTTTCCATCATCTGATCATAATGATCTTGCCCCGATACCGCATCAAACGTCAGCGGAGAAGGCACAGGCTCAGCCAGCTTGATGGGGCGCTGATATTGCTGGGGTAAGTTTTCTATCTGCAATGACAACTGTTCATCATCACTAAAGATCACCGCCCTCTCAACACAGTTCGAAAGCTCGCGCACATTCCCGGGCCAATCGTGCGCTTCAAACAATTTCATCACTGCTTGGTTTACGGTGCGTAGCTGTTTGCCGTATTGTTCTGCATAACGCAGCAAGAAGTGTTTCGTGAGCACAGAAATATCGCCGACACGTTGCCTCAGAGGTGGCATCTCAATAGTGACAACAGAAAGGCGATAGTAGAGATCCTCACGAAACTGGGCATTATCTATATCACCGAGTAGTGGCCTATTCGTCGCGGCGACAATACGCGGGCTAACTTTTAACGTCTTGTCACTCCCCAGACGTTGAATCTCACCTTCTTGAAGCACCCGTAACAGTTTCGGTTGCACAGAAATATCCAACTCACCGATCTCATCCAAAAACAGCGTCCCGTCATTTGCCGCTTCAAACTTACCCGCGCGACTCCGTTCTGCCCCTGTAAAGGCACCTTTTTCATGCCCGAAAAGCTCACTTTCAATCAGCGTGTCAGGAATAGCGGCGCAGTTAACTTTCAAGTATTGGGATTGAAAGCGAAGACTGTGATCATGAATGAGCTGCGCGGCGAGTTCTTTACCTGTGCCACTTTCACCACAAATTAAAACGGGTACATCTGTCGCGGCAACTTGCTTAATTTCATTCAACACAGTGCGCACTTGCGGGCTAACGCCAATGAGTCCATGGCGACGATTCCCAAACACGGGCGTGGATTTCACAGCGTTCAAGTGGGTG
This DNA window, taken from Thaumasiovibrio subtropicus, encodes the following:
- a CDS encoding sugar ABC transporter ATP-binding protein, with the translated sequence MTKLEARSLSKRFGNIDVLSRINLVFEGGECHAILGENGAGKSTLVKVLSGVLQPSSGDVVLNQHPIRFRSPLDASHAGIAIIHQETSLIPTMNAVENVFLGHELTQSGGIIDIKQQLADYATLCHRLGCDIAPHRLVGDLSVAEQKQLEILKALNKQSRVIILDEPTDSLSETEKLHLFELINQLKLQGLTLIYITHHLNEVFAVCDRLSVLRDGKLVGESSVSGITTDEIITMMVGANKTFLERKRSDLSRAKSLIDIVNLHDDIRINGVSFEVKEGEIVAIVGPVGAGKTEIAKMISGATPPTKGHAIWKEQAVLKLQSIREQVEHGIMLVSEDRRRDGIIQEHEVYKVMSIPALTEMSHFGIIDEERERKICQYYAWLLNIRTHNLAQPIDELSGGNQQKVIIAKTLVKQAKLLVLDEPTRGIDIGARGDIYRIIDELTENGLGVILFTSDITEALKLADRIHTLQHGTLTHTFDHYASAETISAALQAPTTQRRQHHGIE
- a CDS encoding ABC transporter permease, yielding MASNNVSVTQHSSRLLSLMKQHALLIAFVALVLIIAVFTPNFLSSANLINVLRQSAIVGLIAIGSTFVITGGGFDISVGSILALSAALVLGFQAWMPWQLAVPVVIAIGAMIGMINGILTAKIGIVAIITTLGTMTILRGVTYIYTGGYPIVGESEAFRVLGSGYIGPIPVPVLLFILMVALGQFVLSRTKLGRYTCAVGGNKESARLSGVPVDFYQIMTFVIGGAMAAMAGIIYASRLNSATPLAGQGYELDAIAATVIGGTSVAGGRGSVIGTLIGVLLLTVVNNMFNLLGVPVYIQYVIKGVIILTVVGVDAYHRREKY
- a CDS encoding ATP-binding cassette domain-containing protein; translation: MTQIVLHSISLRYGSEQALDHVSLTLQGGEIHALTGAHRSGKSSLVRILSGASQPDEGNLFIDGETIERHNPAQALERGIATVYQNESIMPTLSAMENIFQTRLETRWWGGINYRHLNEQARRILAELDCHCDVTIPVERLSKSQRHRIEIARAISLNPKLLILDEVSSRLTAPEMEHVYRWVKRLAAQGSAVLFITTSIEEIFNLADRVSVLNDGCLVETDNINDIDKVTLINRTYVATTSREELEKQHRELFYFKRYNDNIIKNLPLGVVIFDAEDEAYIANTTAARLLGLSRSDVEALTLNALAEMLELDSLAEDVRARRSATYDTFPYTESCYIDVSVYPFYDSQQIYLGAIVMLHDKSQHEKTMQYMLSAEKSSTIAQLAAGVAHEINNPLATVHNYLEILKNYELPPDALERVGRIGNEVRRISDIVKSLLSFSRNSQIALGQVEVVSLTREVILLLQHRISKAGVEIVLPFQASYDITTDENKFKQLLINLIVNALDAIVANQFRSGSTPYKGRISLVLRRSKGYDCLDITDNGIGMTQDVQQALFTPFFTTKADKYNCGLGLAICDHIVQLHQGIIDCYSREGEGTTFTVQFPRSEG
- a CDS encoding sigma-54-dependent transcriptional regulator; its protein translation is MAVWVVDDEVELCVSLCELLKTKGIDADYSSNPIGILDVEATQIDLLLLDVRLGDVNGLDILTAFKRKNPDTPVVMITGYPNVDSAVAAMRFGAANYFTKPLDIPRLIEEINTHLNAVKSTPVFGNRRHGLIGVSPQVRTVLNEIKQVAATDVPVLICGESGTGKELAAQLIHDHSLRFQSQYLKVNCAAIPDTLIESELFGHEKGAFTGAERSRAGKFEAANDGTLFLDEIGELDISVQPKLLRVLQEGEIQRLGSDKTLKVSPRIVAATNRPLLGDIDNAQFREDLYYRLSVVTIEMPPLRQRVGDISVLTKHFLLRYAEQYGKQLRTVNQAVMKLFEAHDWPGNVRELSNCVERAVIFSDDEQLSLQIENLPQQYQRPIKLAEPVPSPLTFDAVSGQDHYDQMMETVSRQKIIDALTQANGVKSKAAQLLNVNRRTLYNWMKKYQLS